The nucleotide sequence ATCCGGTCGACGTAGTTGCCCGAGGAGACGTACGGTTTCGAGGTGAACGCGTCGGTGGCGAACGTCCCCATCCCGAGGACGTTCGGCGTCGTCACCCAGTGGTAGGCGTCGACGAACCCGAAGTGGAACCACTCGTTCAGTTCCCGGGGGTCGGCGCCGTAGAGCGACGCGAAGTTCGACAGCACCATCAGCCGCTCGATGTGGTGGGCGTAGCCGCGGTCGTAGACGTGTCCCACGGCCGCGTCGAGACACCGCATCTCGGTCTCGCCGTCGTAGTAGAGCGGCGGCAGGTCCCGCGACCGCGAGAGCAGGTCGGACTCGACGAGGTCGGGCATCGTCCGCCGGTAGACGTGGCGCATGAACTCCCGCCACCCGAGCACCTGCCGGACGAACCCCTCGACGCTCTCGACCGGCGCCGCGTCGCGGCGGTGAGCGTCCACGGCGGCGTCGATCACTTCCCCCGGACCGAGCAGGCCGAGGTTCAGCGACGACGACAGCAGGGAGTGAGCGAGCGCGAACTCGCCGTCGACCATGGCGTCCTGATAGGGGCCGAACGCCGGCAGTCGGTGTTCGACGAAGTGATCGAGCGCGTCGAGGGCGGCCGCCCGCGTCACCGGCCACGCGAACCCCGTCGCCTCGCCCCAGGTGTCGAACCGGTCGGTCACCCAGTCCAGCGTCTCCCGTGTCAGGTCGTCGGACTCGAACCGCGGCACCGGCGGCGGCGACCAGTCCGCCGGCGGTGTCTCGCGGTTCGACTCGTCGTAGTTCCACTGGCCCCCGACGGGGTCGTCGCCGTCCATCAGCACGTCCTCGCGGCGTCGCATCCAGCGGTAGAACGCCTCGTGACGGAAGGTGTCGGCGGCTTCGCCGCCCTCTCGAGGCGTCCCCGACGCCTCGCCGTCCTGCCACGCGTCGAACGCCTCGGGCGGACAGAGGAAGCGGTCGTCCGCGACGAACGCGACCGACCCGCCCCGGGATTCGACGAGGGTCCGCAGACGCTCGGCGGCGCCGTGGCTCGGCGGGCGCATCAGGCGAAGGTCGTCGCCCGGACGCGCGTCGAAGTGGGCGTCGAGGGCGTCGCCGAAGGTCTCGGCCCGGCGGTAGTCGACCTCGTAGCCCGCGTCGCGGAGCGCGTCGCGGGCGTGGCGCATGGCCGCGAAGACGAGCCCGAGCTTCTGGGGGTGGTACGGCTTCCGCTCGGCGAAGGCCGTCGCTTCGATCAGCAGGACCCGGTCCGCGCCGTCGAGGACGTGACTCTCGGGGTGGAGCTGGTCGCCGAGGAGCCAGACGGTCATGGCCGGCGTTGGGACCACCGCGACAAAACTGTGTGGGGCACCCGCGGGGCGACTCCGCGCCGTGGCTTTTTGTCGGCCCGCGACGAGGGTCGGCCATGGAGTACACCACCCTCGGTTCGACCGGCGTGGAGGTCTCCCGCATCTGCCTCGGCTGTATGAGCATCGGCACGAGCGACTGGCGCGACTGGGTGCTCGACGAGGAGGAAGGGATCGAACTCGTCGACCGCGCCATCGAACTCGGGATCAACTTCTTCGACACCGCCAACATGTACTCGAACGGCGAGTCCGAGCGGGTCCTGGGGAAGGCCCTGGAGGGACGCCGCGAGCAACAGGTCGTCGCCACGAAGGGCTACTTCCGGATGGACGAGGACGACCCCAACTCCGGCGGCCTGTCGCGGAAGGCCATCGAGCAGGAGCTGTCGAACTCGCTGGACCGGCTGGGGATGGACACCGTCGACCTCTACCAGATCCACCGCTGGGATTACGACACGCCCATCGAGGAGACGCTCCGCGCCCTCGACGACGCGGTGCGGCGGGGACAGGTCCGCTACCTCGGCGCGAGTTCGATGTGGGCCCACCAGTTCGCCGACGCGCTCCACACGAGCGACCGGCTGGGACTCGATCGCTTCGCCACCATGCAGAACCACTACAACCTCGCCTACCGCGAGGAGGAACGCGAGATGCTACCGTTCTGTCGGAAGGAGGGGATCGGCGTCATCCCGTGGTCGCCGCTGGCGCGTGGCTACCTCACCCGGCCGGACGAGGACGTCGACGCGACCACCCGCGGCGCGAGCGAGGAACGCCTCTACGAACATCCCTACCGCGAGGGCGGGGGACCGGCGGTCAACGAGCGCGTCCGGCAACTCGCCGAGGAGCGGGGCGTGAAGATGGCACAGATCGCTCTCTCCTGGGTGTTGCACAAGGACGCGGTCGACGGCCCCATCGTCGGGACCACCTCGATCGAACACCTGGAGGACGCCGTCGAGGCCCTGGAGATCGATCTGAGCGACAGCGACGTCGAGTACCTTGAGGAGCCGTACGAGCCGGTTCCCGTCTCCGGGCACGACTAGCGGCGGCCGCCGGCGGCGCCTACCGCTCGGCCTCGATGGCGCCGGCGATGGCGTCGTAGGTGGGCTGGACCGACCGCCCGGCGACGAACACGGTGGGTGTCCCCTGCACGCCGCCGTCGATTCCCGCCTGGCGGTCGGCTTCCACGACCGGCCGGTAGGTCTCGTTCAGCGCGTCGCCTTGGACCGCACACCCAGGCGCGCCGACGTCGTTCGCGCGGTCGGTGATCAGTTCCGGCGAGAAGTCGTCCTGGTTCTCGAAGAGGGCGTGGGCGTACTCGAAGAAGGTCTCGTCGTCGGTCTCGTCCTGGACGCCGCGGGCGGCGCTCGCGGCCTGCCACGACCAGCGTTCGTCGACCGGGATGGGGAAGTCGTAATGTTCGTACCGAACCACGCCGGAATCGACGTACTCCGAGCGGATGTCGGGCAACACCTCCAGACTGTACGTCGCACAGTGGGGACACGCGAAGTCCTCGAACGCGGCGACCGTCACGGCGGCGTCGTCCGGACCGAGCGTCGGCCGCGGCAGATCCGAGACGGTCGCCTCGTCCTCGATGGAACAGTCCTCGGTACCGCCGCCACCGCCGCCGAGACAGCCGGCGGTGAGACCCGCCGCACCGAGCCCCGTCGCCGCGGCGAGGCACTCGCGTCTGGTGTAGACCATACGGGCGACTGGTCCCACCGGGCCTTATCCCCCTCGGTCGCGCCGCACGGCCGCCGGACGGGGAATCAGGGCGCTTAAATGTGCGCCGGCGGAACGTCGTGGCATGAGCTTCGAGAAGGACGATTCGGTCGTGCTCCACGACAAACACAGCGAGTACGACGGCGACGTGGGGACGATCACGCAGGTGATGGAGACGATGTTCGGCGACGCAACCTACACGGTCAGTTTCGAGGACGGACAGGAGACCGGCGTCCCCGAGGACGCCCTCGAACTCGCCGACGACGAGTAATCCGGACGCCGCCCTGCATGTCGAACGTCCCCTTTCACTACGTCGACCTCCGCGCGTTCTCCTACGCCACCGAGGACGAGAAACGCGTCGAGAGCGCGCTCCGAACCTATCTCCCCGAGGAGACGGAACTGGACCGCCAGGTGACGACGGGCCACCACGGCGACCGGATCGTCGTCCTCTCGGCCCGTCTGGAGAACGCCGACGACGTGCGACACGTCCTCGACCGGCTGGTCTCCCTCCCCGACTACGAAACCTTCCTCGACGAACTCGACGAGCGCGTCGCCGAGGACTGCTCGCTCTACCTCACGCTGGACAAACAGGCTGCCTTCGGCGGCGAGGTGCGCCAGGGCGACGGTATCACCCTTCGGGGCAAGGTCGAGGCCTACCCCGCGGAACGCGAATCCGCCGTCGAGAACGCCCGCGAGGCGTTCGAGGACGCCCGGGACTAGAGCAGGTCGATCACCCGCTCGGCGCCGACGAAGCCGTCGTCCAACCGATCGGTCACCTCGCCGTCCTCGAAGACGACGAGCGTCGGCACGCGCGTGACGTCGTAGTCCTCGATCAGCCGCGGATCGTCCCGCGGGTTGACGAGGGCCACGGGGACGCCCGTCCCTTCGGCGACGAGGCCGAGAACCGGCTCCATGGCGGCACAGGCGCCACAGCCGTCGGTGTAGAACTCCACGATCACGCGGTCGTGGTCGGCGACGAACCGATCGAGGGCCGTCGCGGTTTCGAGGCGGGTAGGCGTCGGCGCGTCGGTCGAGGAACCGCGGTTCACACGGGGACTACGCGCCCGAGACACCTGACGCTGACGCCCGTCGCTCGGGACGCCCGTCACGCTGGACGGCGCTCCACTCGGGCCGGCCGAGGGCGTCGTCCGCGGTCACTCCTCCCGCAGGCTCGGATGGGTCGGCTGTTCCTCGGGGTGGGACTCGGCGAAGCGGGAGCGCATCGTCTCGAGCGAGCGCGCCTCGCGCCGCCGGCGCTCGTCGGCGTCGATCTCCGCACAGCCCGGAGGCACCTCCCGACCGCGATCGGTGAAGTAGCCCTCGGGCGCGACCCAGTCGTGATAGAAGGGCCGGTCGTCGTCCTCGAGGAGCGTGATCGCCACCTCGGCGCCGTGGCCGGCACAGACGACCGCCTGGTGGGGTTTCTCGGCCAGGCGTCCGGCCGCGTAGAGTCCGTCGACGCCGGTGCGGCCCCGCTCGTCGGTGTCGACGAACGTCTTGCCGCGGTCGACGATTCCGACGCCCTCGACGTCGTCGAGGTAGTCCGTCTCGTTTTTCGTCGCGGCGACGACGTACTCGGCGTGGAGCCGGTCGCCGTCGTCGGTTTCGACCGCGAAGCCGTCGTCGGTCGGCGCGACGCGCGTGACCGTCCCCCGGCGCCGTTCGCAGCCGGCCTCCTCCGCACCTTCACCCATCAACTCCAGCAGGAGGCGGGGGTTGACGCCGGCCGGGAAGCCGGGGACGTTCTCGACGTGGGCGTTCCGTCGCAGGATGGAGTCGCCCGCGTCGACGACGAGCGTGTCGAGTCCGTGTCGCGCGGTGAAGGTGGCCGCCGAGAGGCCGGCGACGCCGCCGCCGACGACGACGACGTCGCGGTCCGCGGGTCCGTCCGCCGAATGCGTGGTCATGTGTCGTCCCCCACTGGTCGGTCCGCCGCGATGAACCTCCCGGTCCGTCGACGGACCCGTCGGTCTCCCCGATTCAGGGCCATTTGATCCCGCAGCCACGCGACGGGCCGGGGTCGACGGCGACGTCCTCGCCGGCGCGGACGGCGTCGATGGCCTCGCGGATGTAATACTCGGTGGCCTCCTCGTCGGGACCCATGGCGTCGTCGAGGCGGCCGTGGTACGCCAGTCGGTAGGTGTCGCCGTCGCGCCGGAAGAGGAACGGATCGGGGGTACAGACGGCGCCGTAGGCGCGGGCCACCTCGGCGGCCTCGTCGCGGAGGTAGGCGTCGTAGGCGACGGTCCCGTTCTCGACGTACTCCCGCATCTTCCCGACGGAGTCCTCGGGGTACTCCTCGGCGTCGTTGGCGTTGATGCCGACCACCGTCACGTCGTCCTCGGTCGCCAGGTCGTTCAGGAGGTCGAACTTCGCCTGTGCGTACGGACAGTGGTTGCAGGTGAACACGACGAGCAGTGCCTCGGTGTCGAAGCTATCGAGGGTGTACGTCTCGCCGTCGACGCCTGGCAGTTCGAAGTCGGGGGCCGGATCGCCGGGTTCGAGTTCGGAGTCGGATTCCTGGAGTGCCATGGGCACGGGTAACGGCGCGGCGCCCAAATACCCCCCGCCGACGGCAATCGGCCGCCGGTCACTCCACCGAGACGAGATAGATGCCGAGGACGGCACAGCCGATGCCCGCGACCTTGCGGAGGGTAAGCGCCTCGTCGAGGAAGGCGATGCCGACGGCGGAACTGATCACGAGGAAGGTACCGAAGATGGGGACCACGGCGCTGACGGGGCCCAGCGAGAGCGCCCGGTAGTACGCGAGGATGCCGACGGCGAGGAAGACGCCGGCGAGGTAGAGATACGGCGCCTTCGGGTGGCCGAGATACGCCGACACGGACTGTCCCTCGTAGAGGACGACCCCGACGGTCGCCACGAGCAGGATGCCGTTGGTGATGAGCGCGGCGACGAAGCTCGGAACCTTCGGATCGCCGGTCGTCGCGAACCCGACGAGCGGGGCCACGGCCGAGTACGCGACCAGTGCCACCAGCGCCCACTGCAGATAGCCCATGTGGCTACCCGGCGTGGGCGACAGTATAGGGTTTCGATTCGGTCGCTCACGGCGGCCGGTGTGTCTCGACGTGGTCCGGAAGCGCCGACCGAGTCCCCGTCCCTCGCCCCGAGACGTAGTGGGCAGCACAGGCGTTGCCCGCCGCCAGAGCGAGTGCCCAGTCCCAGTCGGCCGCCAGGGAGCGAGCGAGCGCACCGCTGAACCGATCGCCAGCGCCGGTCTCGGTCGGGCCCCTCGATACGTCGAGCGCCGGGACGGTGATCCGTCCCGCCGGCGTCGCCGCGACGGCGGCACCCTCGCCGTGGACGACGACGCTCGTTCCGTCGGCCGCCGTCCGAACGGCGTCGAGGACCGACGCCTCGGTCGGTTCGTCGGCGGGTTCGCCGACGGCTTCGCCCAGTCTCGCCGCCTCGTCTTCGTTCACGCTCAGGACCACGTCGTAGGCGTCCCCGAGCGTCCGGAGGACCGCGAGGAGGTCGCGTGCCCCCGCGACCGTGAGTGGCCCGGGGTCGACACAGAGGACGCCGCCGTCGGGGTCGCGGGCGGCCATCTCCCGCATCGCCTCCCCGAGTCCCGGCGTCGACGCCCAGTTGACACAACAGAGCGCGTCGCGTTCGAGGAACGACTCGAGAGACTCCGAGAGTGCCGCCCGGAGGTCGGCGACGGTCCAGTCCGCGAGGTCCGTCGATTCCTCGACGAACATGACGTCGTCGTCGTCGAGCAGACAGACCGTGACGCGGGCGGGCGACCCCATGGACACCGCCTCGACGTCGAACGTGAACTCGAAGACGGGGTGGTCGAGATGGCCCGCGAGGAGCACGTCGTCGCCGAGGGCGGCCGCCTGTCGCGCCGCGTTCACCGCCTGGCCGCCAGCGTCGGTCGTCACGTGATCGAGGTCGAAGGAATCACGTCCCGCGGAGATGGCGGCGGCCAGGGCGGCCCGCGAGGTGACCGTCGAGTCTCCCTCGCGGAGCCGGTAGTAGTCGTCGACGCTCCCGTCGGCGAGGGCGCC is from Haloplanus salinarum and encodes:
- a CDS encoding thioredoxin family protein translates to MNRGSSTDAPTPTRLETATALDRFVADHDRVIVEFYTDGCGACAAMEPVLGLVAEGTGVPVALVNPRDDPRLIEDYDVTRVPTLVVFEDGEVTDRLDDGFVGAERVIDLL
- a CDS encoding FAD-dependent oxidoreductase, with the translated sequence MTTHSADGPADRDVVVVGGGVAGLSAATFTARHGLDTLVVDAGDSILRRNAHVENVPGFPAGVNPRLLLELMGEGAEEAGCERRRGTVTRVAPTDDGFAVETDDGDRLHAEYVVAATKNETDYLDDVEGVGIVDRGKTFVDTDERGRTGVDGLYAAGRLAEKPHQAVVCAGHGAEVAITLLEDDDRPFYHDWVAPEGYFTDRGREVPPGCAEIDADERRRREARSLETMRSRFAESHPEEQPTHPSLREE
- a CDS encoding RNA-binding protein, which translates into the protein MSNVPFHYVDLRAFSYATEDEKRVESALRTYLPEETELDRQVTTGHHGDRIVVLSARLENADDVRHVLDRLVSLPDYETFLDELDERVAEDCSLYLTLDKQAAFGGEVRQGDGITLRGKVEAYPAERESAVENAREAFEDARD
- a CDS encoding DsbA family protein, yielding MVYTRRECLAAATGLGAAGLTAGCLGGGGGGTEDCSIEDEATVSDLPRPTLGPDDAAVTVAAFEDFACPHCATYSLEVLPDIRSEYVDSGVVRYEHYDFPIPVDERWSWQAASAARGVQDETDDETFFEYAHALFENQDDFSPELITDRANDVGAPGCAVQGDALNETYRPVVEADRQAGIDGGVQGTPTVFVAGRSVQPTYDAIAGAIEAER
- a CDS encoding cryptochrome/photolyase family protein, which translates into the protein MTVWLLGDQLHPESHVLDGADRVLLIEATAFAERKPYHPQKLGLVFAAMRHARDALRDAGYEVDYRRAETFGDALDAHFDARPGDDLRLMRPPSHGAAERLRTLVESRGGSVAFVADDRFLCPPEAFDAWQDGEASGTPREGGEAADTFRHEAFYRWMRRREDVLMDGDDPVGGQWNYDESNRETPPADWSPPPVPRFESDDLTRETLDWVTDRFDTWGEATGFAWPVTRAAALDALDHFVEHRLPAFGPYQDAMVDGEFALAHSLLSSSLNLGLLGPGEVIDAAVDAHRRDAAPVESVEGFVRQVLGWREFMRHVYRRTMPDLVESDLLSRSRDLPPLYYDGETEMRCLDAAVGHVYDRGYAHHIERLMVLSNFASLYGADPRELNEWFHFGFVDAYHWVTTPNVLGMGTFATDAFTSKPYVSSGNYVDRMSDHCAGCAYDVDATTGADACPFNALYWDFLDDHEERLRGTGRMGLMYSHLDRKSDAELSAIRERAATVRSRARDGRL
- a CDS encoding PfkB family carbohydrate kinase, giving the protein MPYDRLVDRLRADHEVVTFGALADGSVDDYYRLREGDSTVTSRAALAAAISAGRDSFDLDHVTTDAGGQAVNAARQAAALGDDVLLAGHLDHPVFEFTFDVEAVSMGSPARVTVCLLDDDDVMFVEESTDLADWTVADLRAALSESLESFLERDALCCVNWASTPGLGEAMREMAARDPDGGVLCVDPGPLTVAGARDLLAVLRTLGDAYDVVLSVNEDEAARLGEAVGEPADEPTEASVLDAVRTAADGTSVVVHGEGAAVAATPAGRITVPALDVSRGPTETGAGDRFSGALARSLAADWDWALALAAGNACAAHYVSGRGTGTRSALPDHVETHRPP
- a CDS encoding DUF1918 domain-containing protein yields the protein MSFEKDDSVVLHDKHSEYDGDVGTITQVMETMFGDATYTVSFEDGQETGVPEDALELADDE
- a CDS encoding EamA family transporter — its product is MGYLQWALVALVAYSAVAPLVGFATTGDPKVPSFVAALITNGILLVATVGVVLYEGQSVSAYLGHPKAPYLYLAGVFLAVGILAYYRALSLGPVSAVVPIFGTFLVISSAVGIAFLDEALTLRKVAGIGCAVLGIYLVSVE
- a CDS encoding thioredoxin family protein, with product MALQESDSELEPGDPAPDFELPGVDGETYTLDSFDTEALLVVFTCNHCPYAQAKFDLLNDLATEDDVTVVGINANDAEEYPEDSVGKMREYVENGTVAYDAYLRDEAAEVARAYGAVCTPDPFLFRRDGDTYRLAYHGRLDDAMGPDEEATEYYIREAIDAVRAGEDVAVDPGPSRGCGIKWP
- a CDS encoding aldo/keto reductase — translated: MEYTTLGSTGVEVSRICLGCMSIGTSDWRDWVLDEEEGIELVDRAIELGINFFDTANMYSNGESERVLGKALEGRREQQVVATKGYFRMDEDDPNSGGLSRKAIEQELSNSLDRLGMDTVDLYQIHRWDYDTPIEETLRALDDAVRRGQVRYLGASSMWAHQFADALHTSDRLGLDRFATMQNHYNLAYREEEREMLPFCRKEGIGVIPWSPLARGYLTRPDEDVDATTRGASEERLYEHPYREGGGPAVNERVRQLAEERGVKMAQIALSWVLHKDAVDGPIVGTTSIEHLEDAVEALEIDLSDSDVEYLEEPYEPVPVSGHD